The following coding sequences lie in one Anomalospiza imberbis isolate Cuckoo-Finch-1a 21T00152 chromosome 17, ASM3175350v1, whole genome shotgun sequence genomic window:
- the CCM2L gene encoding cerebral cavernous malformations 2 protein-like: MDSEAKKGKKGFVSPIKRLVFPKAARRAALRSSVYRRPLHSVPLYPPDYLIDPQILLHDYVEKEVKFLGHLTWVTSSLNPSSRDEVLQLLDTARQLKELPLQTTPEQDSILSLSARCLLLTWRDNEELILRIPTHEIAAASYLRDDALHLLILKTGLGVDPVPAGAHPEAAPAGLPEAFPAEKRAGGSWPEGRLGGPMERRHTICSLDWRAARGGQEGRQGGSLERRRGGSWERRQRGRPSGSWERRQPCGGSWERRRAGTAGGSWERGTGFGSWERRHAGSNPLDPQEPCPDAYSNLIILAVPNRDAGEESCALICQVFQIIYGDQSIECVDRAGYHYTSTPTRPWLSSRSESCRTDGTYGYDADYSCCSSFNGSHETFEAYYSGTSSPSFHRSHHSLATACSGSDQSGAGLEQLQDYMVTLRNKLSPQEIQQFAILLREYRLGTPVQEYCTELLRLYGDRRKFLLLGMRPFIPDQDIGYFETFLESIGIREGGILTDSFGRIKRSMSNTSASAVRSYDSWSLRSESESFNRMITDITHDIEALARDEDEEEEEEDNYL; the protein is encoded by the exons ATGGACAGCGAGGCCAAGAAGGGGAAGAAG GGTTTCGTGTCGCCCATCAAGCGGCTGGTTTTCCCGAAGGCTGCGCGGAGGGCAGCGCTCCGCAGCAGCGTCTATCGGCGCCCCCTGCACTCCGTGCCCCTCTACCCCCCCGACTACCTGATCGACCCCCAGATCCTGCTGCACGACTACgtggagaaggaggtgaag TTTTTAGGTCATCTGACATGGGTGACATCGTCCCTGAACCCCTCGAGCCGGGAtgaggtgctgcagctgctggacaCGGCCAGG cagctgaaggagctgccGCTGCAGACGACGCCAGAGCAGGACAGCATCCTCAGCCTCTCGGCGCGCTGCCTCCTGCTCACCTGGCGCGACAACGAGGAGCTGATCCTGCGAATCCCCACACACGAGATCGCGGCGGCCTCCTACCTGCGCGACGATGCCCTGCACCTCCTCATCCTCAAAACCG GCCTGGGAGTGGACCCGGTTCCCGCCGGAGCTCACCCCGAGGCAGCCCCGGCCGGCTTGCCGGAGGCGTTTCCCGCGGAGAAGCGTGCGGGGGGCTCGTGGCCGGAGGGGCGGCTCGGGGGCCCGATGGAGCGGCGGCACACGATCTGCAGCCTGGACtggcgggcggcgcggggcgggcagGAGGGCCGGCAGGGCGGCAGCCtggagcggcggcggggcggcagctgggagcggcggcagcgcgggcGGCCCTCGGGCAGCTGGGAGCGGCGGCAGCCGTGCGGCGGCAGCTgggagcggcggcgggcagGCACCGCCGGCGGCAGCTGGGAGCGCGGCACCGGCTTCGGCAGCTGGGAGCGGCGACACGCCGGCAGCaaccccctggacccccaggagccctgcCCTGACGCTTACTCCAACCTCATTATCCTCGCCGTGCCCAACAGG GATGCTGGGGAGGAGTCCTGTGCGCTCATCTGCCAGGTGTTCCAGATCATCTACGGCGACCAGAGCATCGAGTGCGTGGACCGCGCCGGGTACCACTACACCTCCACGCCCACACGgccctggctctccagcagga GCGAGAGCTGCCGCACAGATGGGACATACGGCTACGATGCTGactacagctgctgcagctcctt CAATGGCTCCCATGAGACCTTTGAAGCGTATTATAGTGGCACCTCCTCACCCTCCTTCCACCGCTcccaccacagcctggccacCGCCTGCAGTGGCAGTGACCAGAGcggtgcagggctggagcagctgcaggactACATGGTGACG CTGCGCAACAAGTTGTCACCACAGGAGATCCAGCAGTTTGCCATCCTGCTCCGCGAGTACCGGCTGGGCACACCAGTGCAGGAATACTGCACGGAGCTCCTGCGCCTCTACGGGGACCGCAGGAAGTTTCTCCTCCTGG GAATGAGGCCCTTCATCCCTGACCAAGACATCGGGTACTTTGAGACCTTCCTGGAGAGCATCGGGATCCGGGAGGGCGGGATCCTCACCGACAGCTTCGGCCGCATCAAGCGCAGCATGAGCAACACGTCGGCCTCGGCCGTGCGCAGCTATGACAGCTGGTCCCTGCGCTCCGAGTCCGAGTCCTTCAACCGCATGATCACGGACATCACCCACGACATCGAGGCGCTGGCaagggatgaggatgaggaggaggaggaagaggacaACTATCTGTGA
- the HCK gene encoding tyrosine-protein kinase HCK codes for MVISVPSAAQEAPAAPAPSESGAGPHREGCGRTGRAAGEQPGRAERQRQPGLRHGDWERDRRRGRASGRQRSMGCVKSKEAGVQEKMIKTDHDPDPGPTIQQGHYVRDPTAANNKNNNVPSMAVPLPEHGLGDNVVLALYDYEAMNAGDLSFQKGERMKVLEKSGEWWQARSLVTGREGFIPSNYVAQENSLETEEWFFKDISRKDAERQLLGPGNMIGSFIIRDSETTKGSYSLSVRDGDELRCGAVKHYKIRTLDSGGFYISPRNNFNTLQELVQHYKGQSDGLCQRLTHPCRVPKPEKPWEKDAWEIPRESLSLERKLGAGQFGEVWMATYNKHTKVAVKTMKPGSMSVEAFLEEANLMKTLQHDKLVKLHAVVTREEPIFIVTEFMEKGSLLDFLKSDDGNKLLLPKLIDFSAQIAEGMAFIEKRNYIHRDLRAANILVSAVLVCKIADFGLARVIEDTEYTAREGAKFPIKWTAPEAINYGSFTIKSDVWSFGILLTEIITYGRIPYPGMSSVEVIRALERGYRMPRTDNCPEELYDIMMRCWEIKPEDRPTFEYIQSVLEDFFTATESQYQQQP; via the exons ATGGTGATCTCCGTCCCCAGCGCGGCACAGGAGGCACCGGCCGCACCCGCCCCGTCGGAGTCGGGGGCGGGACCGCACCGGGAGGGGTGTGGCCGTaccgggcgggcggcgggagagcagccgggcagagcggagcggcagcggcagccggGGCTCCGCCACGGGGACTGGGAGCGGGACCGGCGACGGGGACGTGCCTCAGGACGGCAGCGAAG CATGGGTTGTGTGAAGTCAAAGGAAGCTGGTGTCCAAGAGAAGATGATAAAAACTGATCATGACCCTGATCCTGGCCCCACCATCCAGCAGGGCCACTATGTGAGGGACCCCACAGCCGCCAACAATAAG AACAATAATGTCCCCAGCatggctgtgcccctgcccgaGCATG GCCTGGGGGACAACGTGGTGCTGGCACTCTATGACTACGAGGCGATGAATGCTGGGGACCTCAGCTTCCAGAAGGGGGAGAGGATGAAGGTCTTGGAGAA GTCAGGGGAATGGTGGCAAGCACGGTCACTGGTGACAGGACGTGAAGGCTTCATCCCCAGCAACTACGTTGCCCAAGAAAACTCGCTGGAGACAGAGGA GTGGTTTTTCAAGGACATCAGCCGGAAGGATGCGGAGCGGCAGCTCCTTGGCCCTGGGAACATGATTGGGTCCTTCATTATAAGGGACAGCGAGACAACGAAAG GCTCCTACTCGCTCTCAGTGCGGGACGGGGACGAGCTGCGGTGCGGGGCAGTGAAGCATTACAAGATCCGGACTCTGGACAGCGGTGGCTTCTACATCTCCCCACGAAACAACTTCAACACGCTGCAGGAGCTGGTCCAGCACTACAAGG GTCAGAGTGATGGGCTGTGCCAGAGGCTGACCCACCCCTGCCGTGTACCCAAACCAGAGAAGCCCTGGGAGAAAGATGCCTGGGAGATCCCTCGGGAGTCACTGAGTCTGGAGAGGAAGCTGGGAGCCGGGCAGTTCGGAGAAGTGTGGATGG CTACCTACAACAAGCACACCAAGGTGGCGGTGAAGACGATGAAGCCAGGCAGCATGTCTGTGGAAGCCTTCCTGGAGGAGGCAAACCTGATGAAGACGCTGCAGCACGACAAGCTGGTGAAGCTGCACGCAGTGGTCACCAGGGAGGAGCCCATCTTCATCGTCACCGAATTCATGGAGAAAG GGAGCTTGCTGGATTTCCTGAAGAGCGATGACGGGAACAAGCTGCTGCTCCCGAAGCTGATTGACTTCTCTGCCCAG ATTGCAGAAGGAATGGCTTTTATTGAGAAGAGGAACTACATCCACAGAGACCTGAGAGCTGCCAACATCCTGGtgtcagcagtgctggtgtgcaAGATTGCAGACTTCGGGCTGGCCAGGGTGATCGAGGACACTGAGTACACGGCCCGGGAAG GTGCCAAGTTTCCCATTAAATGGACTGCACCTGAAGCCATCAACTACGGATCTTTCACTATAAAATCGGATGTCTGGTCCTTTGGGATCCTCCTGACTGAGATCATTACCTATGGACGCATCCCCTACCCAG GGATGTCGAGCGTGGAGGTGATCAGGGCGCTGGAGCGTGGATACCGGATGCCGCGCACGGACAACTGCCCTGAGGAGCTGTACGACATCATGATGAGGTGCTGGGAGATCAAACCCGAGGATCGCCCCACTTTTGAGTACATACAAAGTGTTCTGGAGGATTTCTTCACTGCGACAGAGAGCCAGTACCAGCAGCAGCCATAG